Within Halorubrum lacusprofundi ATCC 49239, the genomic segment CCCCCGCCTGCCGGGCCTCGCTCGTCAGCCGGGCCTCCGCGACGGTCCGGTCACGCCTGAGCGTCCGGTCGAGGCCGGGGTGACGGTACTCCTTCGGAACCCGGCGTTTGATCACCCGACGGTCGGCGGCGTCGGGCTCGCCGCTCGGGACAATCTCTACCGTCGCTTCGGCGCCTCGCCGATCCGCGTCCGTCTTGTCGTCGCTCCCGGGAGCACGGCCGCGAGCGACCGACTCACCGCTCCGCCACGTCACGGGCACCTGATCCGGGCGAAAGTTGGGATCGATCGCGGACTCCGAGATGGGGACTGTGTCGCCAGCCTGTGCCATCTTCGCGCCCAACACGGCGATCATCCCGGCGTTGTCGCGGAGGAACCGCGAGTCTGGGGCGTGGAAGCGTGCGCCGCGGGCCGCACACATCGACGCCAGCATCTCGCGAAGCCGATCGTTCTGTGCGACCCCCCCACCCAACACGAGCTCGTCGGCGCCGGTCAGTGAGAGGGCACGCTCCGAAACCTCCGTCAGCATCGCGAACACGTGCTCTTGGAGCGAAAAACAGATTTCCTCGACTGGGACTCCGTCGTCGTACGCGTCGTTGGCGGCGGAGCTGATCCCGGAGAAGGAGAAGTCCATCCCTTTGACGACGTACGGGAGGTCGAGGAGGTCCTCCGGGCCGTCGTTTCCCTCGGCGTACCGCCGCGCCGCCGCCTCGACCTTCGGGCCGCCGGGGTGGTCCCAGCCGACGTGGCGGGTGAACTTATCGATCGCGTTGCCGACGCCGGCGTCCATCGTCTCCCCGAGCACGCGGTAGCGCCCGTCGTGGTAGCCGAGCAGGTGGGCGTTCGCGCCGGAGGTGTTCAGACACACCGGGTTTTCGAAGCCGGACTGATGGCGACCGATCTCTAAGTGCGCCACCATGTGATTGACGCCGACGAGGGGTACGTCGAGCGTCCCCGCGAGCGACCGAGCGGCGGTCCCGACGATGCGGAGACACGGGCCGAGTCCCGGCCCTCGCGAGAACGCGACCGCATCGATTGCGT encodes:
- a CDS encoding bifunctional N(6)-L-threonylcarbamoyladenine synthase/serine/threonine protein kinase yields the protein MRVLGIEGTAWCASAALYDAETDSVLIESNPYEPDSGGIHPREAAEHMSEAIPEVVDAVLTTAEAEHGPDAIDAVAFSRGPGLGPCLRIVGTAARSLAGTLDVPLVGVNHMVAHLEIGRHQSGFENPVCLNTSGANAHLLGYHDGRYRVLGETMDAGVGNAIDKFTRHVGWDHPGGPKVEAAARRYAEGNDGPEDLLDLPYVVKGMDFSFSGISSAANDAYDDGVPVEEICFSLQEHVFAMLTEVSERALSLTGADELVLGGGVAQNDRLREMLASMCAARGARFHAPDSRFLRDNAGMIAVLGAKMAQAGDTVPISESAIDPNFRPDQVPVTWRSGESVARGRAPGSDDKTDADRRGAEATVEIVPSGEPDAADRRVIKRRVPKEYRHPGLDRTLRRDRTVAEARLTSEARQAGVTTPLVYDADVPNATLTLQYVGDRDLAAALDGGTERVAAVGRYLARLHDAGIVHGDPTTRNVRVGVGDSDTQTGDGEANGTTAVDDRTALIDFGLAYHTGHVEDHAMDLHVFEGSVRATAIDPDPLIEAFEDGYATVGDDDVLDRLRDVEGRGRYR